The stretch of DNA TCATTATTAAACATAGTTAGCGAGCGTTTACCCTGTTTGGCATCTTCCACAGCAGCGACCCCGTATTGTTTTTCCATCGTGTTCCAATAATCAAATTGTGCGATTAGCTGGGCAGATCCGCAAAGAGTGGTCATTAGCAAAAGCAAATAGATTTTGGTCAGTTTTGACTTAATATCCTTTTCCATTGTTATTTTTTATTTTTAGAAATTGAAACATTTTAACCTTGACCATACAAAGATGCAGGCTGTGACGAAGCTGATTCAGGACTATTGTTTCGATTTCTTGTACAATTGTTTTGAAAGAAAGGCCTGGTAAAAAAATGCTCCGGCACAGCGTTGATTCCTGTACCGGAGCATGACCAAAAGCATGGAAAAGATCTTCTTCCCTTACTCCTGGATCAAAAACTGCTGCGCCTCCGAGCCATTGCAATCCTGGATATCTACGTTCGACCGCTTGCCATACACGCCGTCGGTATTCAGCTCGATCTGCATGCACTTGTCCGGGTTGACCACCGAGCGGATCGATTGCGTCATCCCGTCGTAGAGCCATTTCTGGGCGTTGGTGCCGTTGCAGTTGTACAACTGGATGTTATTGCTCTGGCTGAGGTCGATGCACAGGTTTTGGTGATCGCGCATCTTGATGGCCAGGCCGTCGAAGTACCATTGTTCGGCTGTGTTGGTATTGTCTTTGGTCCACAGTTGGATGTTGGAGCCCGATTCGGCGCCGGTATGGGAGTGCAGGGCAAAGCTGGTAGATAATACCGGAACGATGTGTTTCATGTTGGACACATTACTCACGGCCGTGGCGCCGTCGATCTCCCACTTCTGATTATTATTCGTGTATTGGCAGTCCCACAACTGGAGGTTGACATTGGCGGTCGATGCACTTCCATTGGCCGCATCAAAGCATTTGTCACAATTCAGGGTGGAGTGGATCGTTTTGTAGAGACCATTGTACACCCAGCGTTGGGCTTCGGTATTGTTACAATCCCAGAGCTGAATATTAGTGCCATTTCCTGTGTTGCTATGATCCAGGTCCAGGCATTTTGCGGTATTCACCATCGAGCGGATGGTGCGATCTTCCAGGTTAAAGAACCACTGTTGATTAGGGTTGCCCGTACATGTGTACGTTTGAATGTTATTGCCGTTGCTGGTGCCGCTGCCGTAGTCGTCAATACACTTACTGGTGTTATAGGCGAACTTGATGTTGTTGCTCACCTTGGCAATATTGGTGAGCCTTAACACTACAGATCCATCACGAGTCGAACTGGTGGTATTGTTTTGGATCTTCACCGTGGAAAGGGACATGGCATTGACGAAGCTGGCTCCGCCACCGCCCGGATAGTAATCCTTTCCACCTCCACCTCCGGAATACCCGCCGCCGCCACCGCCACTGGTATTGCCGTCGCCGCCGCCACCAAAGCCATACCCCCCTCTGGTATCACCCCAAGCGGTTTCTCCGACGGCTATGCCCCCAGTTCCCCCCATCGGAAGAATCGTTTTATTCCAGGTATAGGAACCGTTGCTGTTTTGGGTACGCGCACCTTCCCATCCGGGAGCGCCGGAGTACCAGTCACTTCCAGATGGATCTCCCTCATACGCTCCACCGCCGCCGGTACCAGTGTTATCATGCTGGGAACCATCTCCACCGTAGGAGCCGTCTATTCCGCCGGCGCCGCCACTGTTCCCTCCCTGATCACCGCTTGTACCGGTAACCGCAGCATGCCCTGCACGTTTTACGGAGCAGCAGTCGGAATAGGCGCCGCCACCACCACCTGCTGCTACCAACAGATGCCATTCATCGTCGGTCGGTTTTGAATACAAAATACCGGTCCCACCGCCACCCGGGCAGCCGGAGGTGTTCTGGTTGGTTCGGGTGGCTCCTTTCAAACCGACTATGATGCGAACTACAGATCCCGGCGGGATCTGGTTTGAACCGGTCCCAATCGAAAATTGAGCCATGATGGTAGCGCCTTCACCTCCATTTACGGTAAAGCGGGTTGCCCCAGTTGACTCTTTCACTTGCCGCTTTCCCCCGTCGGCGCCCCTGGCATAGACATTCAGGTATTGAAATCTGGTGTCGGAAGGGACCGTATAATCATAGGGGTCATTTCCCCGGGATTCACAAACTACCGGATATCCATTGGCATCCAGGTAACGCGAGGGACCAGATCTCCAGACTTCTTGCCCAAAGCTATTGAGCAACACCAGGTTACGATCGGATTGTAGTTTTAGCGTTTTGGCGCTGTTGGTATTTGATCGCCAGATAACTGATCCGTTGCCGTCCTTGATCTGCAATTCGCCATCATTGGAAGAGAAACTCAGCGTAGATCCTTTTCCGCTAGTTCCAGAAGACCATTTATCATCTTGATCATAAAAATAAACGACCAGGTTACCGTCAGACTGCCATTTCAGGCTCGCCCGGCCATTTTCCAGCAGCGTGCCCGCTTGGGCTTTGGTAAGCATGCTGGTTACGTTTGATGTTCCGGGAATAGGTAAATTATTTACCGTAAGTTCCGACTGCGCATAAAGTGTGGCATCGGTCATGCTGATGCTTACCAGCAGGATAAAAAATGTCCGAATTGATCGACTAAGGGAACCAACATTTCTATTTGTATTTTTCATCTTTTTGCAATTTGTTGTGCAATTTGTCTTGAACACATTACAAAAGTGCAGCGAATAGCCTTCGCATTTTTGAACTCTTGTTTTGAATTCTTGGATTATTGTTTACTGGAGGCTCTAAAAAAAACTGCTTACTCCTTGATCAGGAACTGCTGCGCAGCTGATCCATTACAATCCTGGATATCTACATTCGAGCGTTTGCCGTACACACCATCGGTGTTTTTCTCGATCTGCATGCACTTGGCATGGTTGACCGCCGAACGGATGGATTTCGTCATGCCGTCGTAGAGCCATTTCTGGGCGCTGCTGCCGTTGCAGTTCCAGAGTTGGATGTTGTTTCCGTTGTCGTAATTGCTCTGGCTGAGGTCAATGCACAGATCTCGAAATTCGCGCATCTTGATGGTTAATCCGTCAAAATACCAGTACTCGGCGTACAACGTTTGGTCCTTGGTCCATAGTTGGATGTTGGAGCCGGATTCGTTCCCGGTATGGGAGTGTACGGCAAAGCCGGGTGCTAAAACTGGAACGATAAACCTGGCTTTGACCGGAACACTTATGTTCGTGGCCCCGTCAATCGTCCACTTCATGTTGTTACTGGTATAGTTGCAATCCCACAATTGGACATTGACATTTGAATTCGGGTAGGCGCTACCGTTTGTAGCGTCCAGGCATTTGTCCGAGTTCACTCCGGAGTGGATCGTTTGGTAGAGGCCGTTGTACACCCAATGTTGGGCGGGGAAACCCTGCAATCCAAAAGCTGAATATTGGTGCCGTTTGCTGTGTTGCTATTGTCGAGGTCCAGGCATTTGTTGATATTCAACTTCGAGCGGATCGTACGATCCTCCGTATTCAAGTACCACAGTTGATTGGTATTGCCGGTACAGGTATACGTTTGAATGTTATTTCCGTTACTGGTGCTGCTGCGGTAGTCATCGATGCATTTGTTGGGGTTGTAGGCAAAATGGATCGATTTAAAAAGAGGACCATCGAAAAAGTTGTAGAAAACATAGCCATCCCCGGGGGATGTAGTTCTTCCATTCACTATAGCATAGCCAATTTTCGCATAGGCTTCATGGTAAAAGCTGCCACCACCATCACCGGTGAACTCCTCCCCTCGATGTTCGTTAAGTGCGCTTGGGTCCGTGACATCACCTCCCTTGTATCCACCACCACCGCCGGTACGATAGCTATCGTCGTTTCGAGAACTTCCACCACCGCCAAAGCCCCAGCCGCTATTCTGGCCACCCTTTCCTCCGGTTGGGGTGCCACTATTGGGTCCTCCGGCCCAACCCGGGTAGCCACCCCACATTGTTACCGAATTATAGGTCATACTTTGGCCTTGTGAAAATGCACCGCCGCCGGCTCCGGCTAAACAGAAATTCTCTTTATATCCAAGGTCTTGATCGGCATATCCACCAACACCCGTTGATGAACTGGGCAGCGTGGCTACTATATCCCTGCCAGGGTCGCCCTCGATACCATCGCCATGGCCACCACAACAGCTGCCCATGCCTCCCGAGCCGGCTCCGGCTACTGCTAAAAGTTGCCATTTGTCATTTTGCCCAGGTCCCCTAAATGCCAGTCCGGTGCCGCCTCCACTTCCTGCGCCGCGCGTGGCGAGGCCAGATGTTGAATTTTCACCACCTTTTTCTCCTACAATAAATCGCAGGGTTGAACCAACAGGGAGTTGGCCGGTGCCATTTCCTACCTCAACTACAAGTACCACGGAAGCTCCCTCACCCCCGCGGACCCAAAGATGGTCAGTTGATTTGCGAAAACGCCCTCCATCTGCACCTTCCAACCACAGATACAGGTATTGCCCATCCGTAGATTGCGGAATTTTTAAATCCAGATATTCACGATTCTGATAGGGCACAGTGTGGCCTGCTCCATCCGCTAGAAGGTGTCCTGAATTATCACTATAGGTTTGAGCTTTTAGTGTGGGTATAATGAGGCCAAACAGCCATAAAGCAGGAATCGCCATGATTTTAATTTTCAATGCTGACTTTTTCATTTTTCTGATTTTTAAATCCTTTTTTCAATAATTTGATGACACAAAGGTGCATGCTTTGTCCAGCTTAAAATTTGACTATTGCTTTGACTTCTTGGACTATTGCTTAGGAGAGGGCGGAAAAAGTCGAATGACTGTTATCCCTTCTCCGGATACCGCATATCCTCCACCATCTCCTGAATACCGGCCGGCGGAGCCTCATAGAACTGCGCCACGACCAGCGTAACCACAAAGCTCAGGATCATCCCCGGCAAGCCGACGCCCTGGGCGGAAATACCCAATAGATAATCATCCGGATCACCGCCCATAAACCGGAAATAGACGATGTACGATAGCGAAAATACCAATCCGGCCAGCATACCGGCTATCGCCCCTTGTTTATTCATTTGCTTATAAAAGATGCCCAGGAAAATGGCCGGAAACAAGGCCGAAGCTGCGATACCGAAGGCCAGCGCGATGGTCTCCATGACGAAGCCCGGGGGATGGATCCCGAAATAAATACCTACGCCAATGGCAACAGCGGAACAGATCCTGGCCACCAACAACTCCTGTTTATCCGAAATATGGGGTGCAAATTGTTTCTTCAGCAGATCATGGGAAACGGCGGTAGAGATCACCAGCAGCAGCCCGGCCGCCGTTGACAAAGCAGCAGCCAGCCCGCCGGCCGCAACCAGGGTGATCACCCAGGCCGGTAATCGGGCGATCTCCGGGCTGGCCAGAAAAAGAATGTCCCGGTCGATGGTCAATTCATTGTTTGCACCGGCCAGGTATTGAATGATACCGTCTCCGTTCAGGTCTTTGAAGGTGAGTAGTCCGATACCTTCCCAGGTGTTAAACCATTGGGGGACGTTGGCGTAAGGCTGGTGATTGATGGCTTCCAGAAAATAGGTTCTCGCAAAAGCCCCCACCGCTGGTATACAGAGGAAGAGGATGGTAATGAATAGCAAAGCATAACCTACCGATTTCCGGGCATCACTGACTTTCGGGACCGTAAAAAAGCGGATGATCACATGCGGCATACCAGCTGTTCCGATCATGAGGGTCAGGGCCATGGCCACCAGGTTGAGCGTGGAGCTGCGTTGTGCGGTAAATTCCCGGAAGCCCAATTCTTTTTCCAAACCGTTTAAGCGGTCTATAAAATGAATACTACCGTCCGCTACCGTATCTCCCAGGCCTAAAAAGGGAATGGGGTTATTGGTTAGCAGGATCGATAAAAAAATGGTCGGCACCAAAAAGGCGAAGATCAGTACACAATACTGTGCGACCTGCGTGTAAGTGATCCCTTTCATGCCTCCCCAAACGGCATAGAGAAATACGATGCCGGCCCCCAGATAAACCCCGGTATCAATGCTCATCTCCAAAAAGCGGGAAAAGACGACACCTACCCCCCGCATTTGTCCGGCCAGATAGGTGAACGAAATAAAAATAGCACAGATAACCGCAATGGTCCGCGCGGTATTGGAATAGTAGCGATCACCAATAAAAGCGGGGATGGTATACTTTCCGAATTTACGCAGATACGGGGCGATCAGCATTGCCAGCAAGACAAATCCTCCGGACCCGCCCAGCAAATAAACCGCTCCGTCATAGCCCATAAAGGACACGATACCCGGCAGGGATATAAAAGTCGCCGCCGACATCCAGTCGGCAGCCGTGGCCATGCCGTTGGCTAATGGAGAAACGCCACCACCGGCTATGTAGAAATCCTGCGTCGATCGCGCTTTACTCACATAAGCGATGACCGCGTACAAGATAAAGGAGGTGGCTACGAAGATCAGGGTTAAGGTTTGTACTTCCATACGACAATTAGTTTTTGGCCTTAAATGCTTTGTCCAATCGATTCATCAGATGGACATAAACGAAGATCAGCAGTACGAATACGATCATGGACCCCTGCATGGCGAACCAGAAACCCAATGGGAAACCGCCCAACTTGATGCCGTTCAACTGGTGGACAAAAACGATTGAACATAAAATGCTCACGGTGAACCACAGGCTTAGCAGGATCAGCAAGTATTTTATCTTCGTTTGCCAGTATTTTTTCTTTTCCATTTTTCTACTTTAGAGCATGTTTAGGCTTGATAGCAGCCACCTGAAAGATCCTTGGCAGGCTCATCACCGTTTTTTCATCGGCCCTGAATGCTTTCAATTCCGCAACGGTTTGGCTGATCTCTTCCCGGCTGGCCAGGCCTTCCTGCAGAAGGGCGCCGGAAATGCCTTCCATCGTTATTTCGGCCATCAGTTTTCCTTCTTCCTTCGTATGTAGTGGCTGAACCACCCGGACGGATATGTCCTCAAAGCCCGCTTGCTGTAGTAATTGATACAGCCTTTGACCGATGTTGGCATCGGCTCTTCGTGCATCCAACAGGTTTTGGTAAAGCCGTATATAGGTGTCAAAAGCCTCACAGGGAGGGTAGCAAAAATGCCCCGAAAAGTCGGTATCTTCCAGCAGTAGGCGACCGCCGGGGATAAGACCTCTGAGGATATTGGTCAGTACACGAGCTGGCTGGTGCAGATGCGAGAGTAAAAAGCGGGAATAAACCGCCTGATAACGGTCCACCTCAGCCAGCTCGTAGGCGTCAAAACAGTCAAATTGTACATTGTCCACCCTTTGATTTTGGGCTGCTTCCCGGGCCAGGAAGATATTTACTGTATCCATATCCAGGCCGTAGACCTGGCCTTTGCCCCGGAGGCGTTTTGCAATATCTAAGGTTACCGTTCCACCACCGCATCCAAGGTCCAGGCATCTGCCGGAGAGATCCGATGCGTAGTGATCCAGAAATTCACTTGTTGTGGCACCTACTGTGCGTGAAAGGATGGCGAGTCGTTCGTTGCCCTTTTTGCCTCCGTGAATGGAATATTCGTTCATATCCTGACTATTGTTCATTGTGATTTTCAATTATTG from Saprospiraceae bacterium encodes:
- a CDS encoding ricin-type beta-trefoil lectin domain protein, with the protein product MKNTNRNVGSLSRSIRTFFILLVSISMTDATLYAQSELTVNNLPIPGTSNVTSMLTKAQAGTLLENGRASLKWQSDGNLVVYFYDQDDKWSSGTSGKGSTLSFSSNDGELQIKDGNGSVIWRSNTNSAKTLKLQSDRNLVLLNSFGQEVWRSGPSRYLDANGYPVVCESRGNDPYDYTVPSDTRFQYLNVYARGADGGKRQVKESTGATRFTVNGGEGATIMAQFSIGTGSNQIPPGSVVRIIVGLKGATRTNQNTSGCPGGGGTGILYSKPTDDEWHLLVAAGGGGGAYSDCCSVKRAGHAAVTGTSGDQGGNSGGAGGIDGSYGGDGSQHDNTGTGGGGAYEGDPSGSDWYSGAPGWEGARTQNSNGSYTWNKTILPMGGTGGIAVGETAWGDTRGGYGFGGGGDGNTSGGGGGGYSGGGGGKDYYPGGGGASFVNAMSLSTVKIQNNTTSSTRDGSVVLRLTNIAKVSNNIKFAYNTSKCIDDYGSGTSNGNNIQTYTCTGNPNQQWFFNLEDRTIRSMVNTAKCLDLDHSNTGNGTNIQLWDCNNTEAQRWVYNGLYKTIHSTLNCDKCFDAANGSASTANVNLQLWDCQYTNNNQKWEIDGATAVSNVSNMKHIVPVLSTSFALHSHTGAESGSNIQLWTKDNTNTAEQWYFDGLAIKMRDHQNLCIDLSQSNNIQLYNCNGTNAQKWLYDGMTQSIRSVVNPDKCMQIELNTDGVYGKRSNVDIQDCNGSEAQQFLIQE
- a CDS encoding RICIN domain-containing protein, whose protein sequence is MKWTIDGATNISVPVKARFIVPVLAPGFAVHSHTGNESGSNIQLWTKDQTLYAEYWYFDGLTIKMREFRDLCIDLSQSNYDNGNNIQLWNCNGSSAQKWLYDGMTKSIRSAVNHAKCMQIEKNTDGVYGKRSNVDIQDCNGSAAQQFLIKE
- a CDS encoding RICIN domain-containing protein, whose protein sequence is MKKSALKIKIMAIPALWLFGLIIPTLKAQTYSDNSGHLLADGAGHTVPYQNREYLDLKIPQSTDGQYLYLWLEGADGGRFRKSTDHLWVRGGEGASVVLVVEVGNGTGQLPVGSTLRFIVGEKGGENSTSGLATRGAGSGGGTGLAFRGPGQNDKWQLLAVAGAGSGGMGSCCGGHGDGIEGDPGRDIVATLPSSSTGVGGYADQDLGYKENFCLAGAGGGAFSQGQSMTYNSVTMWGGYPGWAGGPNSGTPTGGKGGQNSGWGFGGGGSSRNDDSYRTGGGGGYKGGDVTDPSALNEHRGEEFTGDGGGSFYHEAYAKIGYAIVNGRTTSPGDGYVFYNFFDGPLFKSIHFAYNPNKCIDDYRSSTSNGNNIQTYTCTGNTNQLWYLNTEDRTIRSKLNINKCLDLDNSNTANGTNIQLLDCRVSPPNIGCTTASTKRSTPE
- a CDS encoding sodium:solute symporter family protein, whose protein sequence is MEVQTLTLIFVATSFILYAVIAYVSKARSTQDFYIAGGGVSPLANGMATAADWMSAATFISLPGIVSFMGYDGAVYLLGGSGGFVLLAMLIAPYLRKFGKYTIPAFIGDRYYSNTARTIAVICAIFISFTYLAGQMRGVGVVFSRFLEMSIDTGVYLGAGIVFLYAVWGGMKGITYTQVAQYCVLIFAFLVPTIFLSILLTNNPIPFLGLGDTVADGSIHFIDRLNGLEKELGFREFTAQRSSTLNLVAMALTLMIGTAGMPHVIIRFFTVPKVSDARKSVGYALLFITILFLCIPAVGAFARTYFLEAINHQPYANVPQWFNTWEGIGLLTFKDLNGDGIIQYLAGANNELTIDRDILFLASPEIARLPAWVITLVAAGGLAAALSTAAGLLLVISTAVSHDLLKKQFAPHISDKQELLVARICSAVAIGVGIYFGIHPPGFVMETIALAFGIAASALFPAIFLGIFYKQMNKQGAIAGMLAGLVFSLSYIVYFRFMGGDPDDYLLGISAQGVGLPGMILSFVVTLVVAQFYEAPPAGIQEMVEDMRYPEKG
- a CDS encoding DUF4212 domain-containing protein, with product MEKKKYWQTKIKYLLILLSLWFTVSILCSIVFVHQLNGIKLGGFPLGFWFAMQGSMIVFVLLIFVYVHLMNRLDKAFKAKN
- a CDS encoding methyltransferase domain-containing protein is translated as MNEYSIHGGKKGNERLAILSRTVGATTSEFLDHYASDLSGRCLDLGCGGGTVTLDIAKRLRGKGQVYGLDMDTVNIFLAREAAQNQRVDNVQFDCFDAYELAEVDRYQAVYSRFLLSHLHQPARVLTNILRGLIPGGRLLLEDTDFSGHFCYPPCEAFDTYIRLYQNLLDARRADANIGQRLYQLLQQAGFEDISVRVVQPLHTKEEGKLMAEITMEGISGALLQEGLASREEISQTVAELKAFRADEKTVMSLPRIFQVAAIKPKHALK